In Bacillus cereus ATCC 14579, a single window of DNA contains:
- the spoIIAA gene encoding anti-sigma F factor antagonist has product MSLSMQLEVKRDVLCVRLEGELDHHTAEELRTKVTDMIETHGVHHIVLSLENLSFMDSSGLGVILGRYKHVKGLGGEMVVCAISPPVKRLFEMSGLFKIVRLEESEAHALATLGVA; this is encoded by the coding sequence GTGAGTCTTTCCATGCAATTAGAAGTAAAACGTGACGTCCTATGTGTGAGACTAGAGGGTGAATTAGATCATCATACGGCTGAAGAGTTGCGAACGAAAGTAACAGATATGATTGAGACACATGGTGTTCATCATATTGTTTTGAGCCTAGAGAACTTATCGTTTATGGATAGTTCTGGTCTAGGTGTTATATTAGGCCGATATAAACACGTAAAGGGATTAGGTGGAGAAATGGTTGTTTGTGCAATTTCACCGCCTGTTAAGCGTTTATTTGAAATGTCGGGCTTATTCAAAATCGTTCGCTTAGAAGAAAGTGAAGCGCACGCGCTCGCGACGTTGGGGGTGGCATAG
- the spoVAE gene encoding stage V sporulation protein AE gives MDFIYAFLVGGVICLIGQLLLDFVKLTPAHLMATFVVIGAILDGFGLYDKLIKFAGAGATVPITSFGHSLLHGAMHAAEKHGYLGIGIGMFSLTSAGISAAILCSFFIALICKPKG, from the coding sequence GTGGATTTTATATATGCATTTCTTGTAGGTGGAGTTATTTGTTTAATTGGGCAACTATTGTTAGATTTCGTAAAGTTAACACCAGCTCATTTAATGGCAACTTTTGTAGTCATCGGAGCAATTTTAGATGGATTTGGATTGTACGATAAACTAATAAAGTTTGCAGGTGCTGGAGCAACAGTCCCTATTACAAGTTTTGGACATTCACTATTGCACGGAGCAATGCATGCAGCAGAAAAACATGGATATTTAGGAATTGGTATTGGCATGTTTAGTTTAACGTCTGCGGGCATTTCCGCAGCGATATTGTGTTCGTTTTTTATAGCACTTATATGTAAACCGAAAGGATAA
- a CDS encoding sodium-dependent transporter: protein METRQQWGTRAGFIFAAVGSAVGLGNIWRFPYTAYENGGGAFFLPYLFALLTTGISLLAFEFALGHRHRGSAPLTFFRISPRAEFIGWWQMCVTFIVSTYYAVIIAWSISYTYFAITGAWGKDTQSFLFKEYLHVADKPGQFGGLVPEVLIPLALVWIIVLGVAFKGVKKGIEVVNRIFIPLLVVMFLIIVVRAVTMEGAMQGLDAFFKPDWSRIFDGKVWLAAYGQIFFSLSLAFGIMITYSSYLPKNSDTTNNAFITGFANSGFELLAGIGVFAALGFMANNMGVPVDKVASAGVGLAFVVFPQIINELPMSPLFGVLFFLSLTGAGITSLISLAEVCFAAVSEKFSLSREKTIGIMGTLLVLVSLVFATRGGLMFLYVGDYFANNFGLITIALAEVVTIGLILRRLPVYQNHANFVSDIKLRTFWRVSLLVITPLMLGYMLIDGTIQNIKKNYGDYPTEFVVTYGWSIAAAFLIVAIIIGLKKWDAQIHSDSAKLEKEWKDRGVS from the coding sequence ATGGAAACGAGGCAACAATGGGGAACGAGAGCTGGATTTATTTTCGCAGCGGTCGGATCTGCCGTTGGATTAGGAAACATATGGCGTTTTCCTTATACAGCGTATGAAAATGGAGGAGGAGCATTCTTTTTACCGTATTTATTTGCATTATTAACGACTGGTATTTCATTGTTAGCGTTTGAGTTTGCCCTTGGTCATCGTCATCGTGGCTCAGCACCACTTACATTTTTCCGTATTAGCCCGCGTGCAGAATTTATTGGATGGTGGCAAATGTGCGTAACATTTATTGTTTCAACATATTATGCAGTGATTATTGCTTGGTCTATATCGTATACATACTTTGCAATTACTGGAGCATGGGGAAAAGACACGCAATCATTTTTATTTAAAGAGTACTTACATGTTGCAGATAAGCCAGGACAATTTGGAGGACTTGTACCAGAAGTATTAATTCCGTTAGCTCTCGTTTGGATTATTGTGCTTGGCGTTGCATTTAAAGGAGTTAAAAAAGGAATCGAAGTTGTTAACCGTATATTTATTCCTTTATTAGTTGTTATGTTCCTTATTATCGTTGTTCGTGCAGTGACGATGGAAGGTGCTATGCAAGGACTAGATGCATTCTTTAAACCAGATTGGAGTCGTATTTTTGATGGGAAAGTATGGCTTGCTGCTTACGGTCAAATATTCTTTAGTTTATCTTTAGCATTTGGAATTATGATTACGTATTCTAGTTATTTACCGAAAAACTCGGATACAACAAATAATGCCTTTATTACTGGATTTGCAAACTCAGGATTTGAATTATTAGCAGGTATTGGGGTCTTTGCAGCTCTTGGATTTATGGCAAATAATATGGGAGTACCGGTTGATAAAGTAGCAAGTGCTGGCGTTGGGCTTGCGTTCGTAGTATTTCCCCAAATTATTAATGAATTGCCGATGTCACCGTTGTTTGGTGTTTTATTTTTCTTATCGTTAACGGGTGCTGGAATTACATCACTTATTTCACTCGCGGAAGTATGCTTTGCCGCTGTATCTGAAAAATTCAGTTTAAGTCGGGAAAAAACTATTGGAATTATGGGAACCCTTCTCGTGTTAGTTTCTCTTGTTTTTGCAACACGTGGTGGACTTATGTTCTTATATGTTGGCGACTATTTCGCTAATAATTTCGGATTAATTACAATTGCACTTGCGGAAGTAGTTACGATAGGGCTCATTTTACGCCGTTTACCAGTTTATCAAAATCATGCAAACTTTGTATCTGATATTAAATTAAGAACGTTTTGGAGAGTGAGTTTACTCGTTATTACTCCGCTTATGTTAGGGTATATGCTAATTGATGGTACAATCCAAAATATTAAAAAGAACTACGGAGATTATCCGACTGAGTTTGTTGTAACGTATGGTTGGTCGATAGCAGCAGCATTCCTCATAGTTGCAATAATCATTGGCCTGAAAAAATGGGATGCACAAATTCATTCGGATTCTGCCAAGCTTGAAAAAGAATGGAAAGATCGAGGTGTTTCATAA
- a CDS encoding methionine/alanine import family NSS transporter small subunit, producing MSGSAIMMMVIGIVVIWGGLALSIVNLFKKKA from the coding sequence ATGAGTGGATCAGCGATTATGATGATGGTTATTGGAATAGTAGTCATTTGGGGAGGGCTTGCATTAAGTATTGTAAACTTATTTAAGAAAAAGGCATAA
- the sigF gene encoding RNA polymerase sporulation sigma factor SigF: MDIEVKNEKKKPQLKDHELKALIQKSQDGDQQARDTIVQSNMRLVWSVVQRFLNRGYEPDDLFQIGCIGLLKSVDKFDLSFDVKFSTYAVPMIIGEIQRFLRDDGSVKVSRSLKETGNKIRKMRDELSKEFGRAPTINEVAEALELTPEEVVLAQEASRAPSSIHETVYENDGDPITILDQIADQSETKWFDKIALKEAIRELDERERLIVYLRYYKDQTQSEVAERIGISQVQVSRLEKKILKQMKDRIDE; encoded by the coding sequence ATGGACATAGAGGTCAAAAATGAGAAGAAGAAACCTCAGTTAAAGGACCACGAGCTAAAAGCGTTAATTCAAAAAAGTCAAGATGGAGATCAACAAGCGAGAGATACAATCGTTCAAAGTAATATGCGCCTCGTTTGGTCGGTTGTACAGCGGTTTCTTAATCGAGGATACGAACCAGACGACCTATTTCAAATTGGATGTATTGGGCTCTTGAAATCGGTAGATAAATTTGATTTATCTTTCGACGTGAAATTTTCAACATATGCAGTTCCAATGATTATTGGTGAAATACAACGTTTCTTACGCGATGATGGATCAGTGAAAGTTAGTAGGTCTTTAAAAGAAACAGGAAACAAAATTCGAAAGATGAGAGATGAGCTTTCGAAAGAATTCGGAAGGGCTCCAACGATTAATGAAGTGGCAGAGGCACTAGAACTAACGCCAGAGGAAGTTGTTCTAGCACAAGAAGCGAGCCGGGCCCCTTCATCTATACATGAAACTGTATATGAAAACGATGGAGATCCAATCACTATTTTAGATCAAATTGCAGATCAATCTGAAACGAAATGGTTCGATAAAATTGCTTTAAAAGAAGCGATTAGAGAACTAGATGAACGAGAGCGCTTAATTGTATACTTGCGTTACTATAAAGATCAAACACAGTCAGAAGTAGCCGAGCGCATAGGCATTTCGCAAGTACAAGTTTCAAGACTTGAAAAGAAAATATTAAAACAGATGAAAGATCGAATAGACGAATAA
- a CDS encoding ABC transporter permease produces MFHKALWMWNWKRGKYAALLFLFSSLYFLSFEYYQAAETQQSLFLHPEKIGEEKFYYHYSFYSSNSFWLSIITIILSCILIGWERSNQNGDSLMTFPFKRRDMFLSKWVFGGFFIVLSFLINWGLMYFIYKSTIHFEYQSFEPFHRYFLYAIFTYIAIYTVSLCIGTFTGSIISQSIFSITFCIMGMGIFSLLLLFFTAHAEAIQGNKSYTNFENIYKFNKKTNISSAILDFSISYNYHPTVQSDKDHGKVIQRGPTFHSYYSAKVILVPIFYTISSLLIGMFLYARSPNEHNKKIFLFPKYNSLWMWGTTFYFALIGGQMLKRFDLLFSYYVGFFLFGIVTYFILSRLTNYKVF; encoded by the coding sequence ATGTTTCATAAAGCGTTATGGATGTGGAATTGGAAGCGTGGGAAATATGCTGCGTTACTTTTTCTCTTCAGTTCACTTTATTTTTTATCTTTCGAATACTATCAAGCAGCAGAAACTCAACAGTCTCTCTTTCTCCATCCAGAAAAAATAGGTGAAGAAAAGTTCTACTATCATTATTCTTTTTATTCTTCTAATAGCTTTTGGTTAAGTATTATTACAATTATCCTATCCTGTATATTAATTGGCTGGGAGCGAAGTAATCAAAATGGAGATTCACTTATGACATTTCCATTTAAAAGACGTGATATGTTCTTATCGAAGTGGGTTTTCGGTGGATTTTTCATTGTACTATCATTTCTAATCAATTGGGGTCTTATGTATTTTATTTATAAATCTACGATTCACTTTGAATATCAATCTTTCGAACCGTTTCATCGATATTTCTTGTATGCAATTTTCACATATATCGCTATCTATACTGTCTCTTTATGTATAGGTACATTTACTGGCAGTATTATTTCACAAAGCATCTTCAGCATTACTTTTTGCATAATGGGAATGGGAATCTTTTCACTCTTACTCCTTTTCTTTACAGCTCATGCTGAGGCAATACAAGGGAATAAAAGTTATACGAATTTCGAAAACATTTATAAATTCAATAAAAAGACCAACATTTCAAGCGCTATATTAGACTTTTCAATTAGTTATAATTACCACCCTACTGTCCAATCAGATAAAGATCATGGAAAAGTAATACAAAGGGGACCCACTTTTCATAGTTACTACTCTGCAAAAGTAATACTTGTTCCTATCTTCTATACTATTTCCAGCTTACTAATTGGTATGTTTCTTTATGCACGATCACCTAATGAACATAATAAGAAAATTTTCCTTTTCCCAAAATACAACTCACTCTGGATGTGGGGTACTACCTTTTATTTTGCATTAATAGGTGGGCAAATGTTAAAACGTTTTGATTTATTATTTAGTTACTATGTTGGGTTCTTTTTATTTGGAATCGTCACTTATTTTATATTATCACGTCTTACAAACTATAAAGTTTTTTAA
- the spoVAB gene encoding stage V sporulation protein SpoVAB, with protein sequence MIESGFVILIGLAGGIAVGSGYVAFLAVLGIIPRLAQLTRSGKHIQYFEWAVIAGTLTGAWCSLKNITFQTSQYWLVILGIFCGTFIGMLAAALTEVLNVLPILAKRVGVEGKIIVLLVALVLGKVIGSLFHWIYFVK encoded by the coding sequence ATGATTGAGTCTGGATTTGTTATTTTAATTGGTTTAGCTGGAGGGATTGCGGTAGGTAGCGGATATGTCGCATTTTTAGCTGTACTTGGTATAATCCCCCGTTTAGCCCAATTAACGAGAAGTGGAAAGCATATTCAATATTTTGAGTGGGCAGTCATTGCAGGTACTTTAACAGGGGCTTGGTGCAGTTTGAAAAACATTACATTTCAAACGTCGCAGTATTGGCTCGTTATATTAGGGATATTTTGTGGCACATTCATCGGAATGCTTGCTGCGGCATTAACAGAGGTGTTAAATGTTCTGCCTATTTTAGCGAAACGAGTAGGGGTAGAGGGGAAGATTATTGTTTTACTCGTTGCTCTTGTACTTGGAAAAGTAATAGGATCGTTGTTTCACTGGATTTATTTCGTAAAGTAG
- the spoIIAB gene encoding anti-sigma F factor codes for MRNEMNLQFSALSQNESFARVHRAAFIAQLDPTMEELTEIKTVVSEAVTNAIIHGYEGNAEGIVYISVILEEAMVKLTIRDEGIGIFNLDEARQPLFTTKPELERSGMGFTIMENFMDEVEVISNESFGTTIHLTKYLSNSNALCN; via the coding sequence ATGAGAAATGAAATGAACCTTCAATTTTCAGCATTAAGTCAAAATGAATCATTCGCTCGCGTTCACAGGGCGGCTTTCATTGCACAACTAGATCCAACGATGGAAGAATTAACGGAGATTAAAACAGTTGTGTCAGAAGCGGTTACAAATGCAATTATTCATGGATACGAAGGAAATGCAGAAGGTATTGTTTATATTTCTGTAATTTTGGAAGAAGCAATGGTGAAACTCACGATTCGAGATGAAGGGATTGGAATCTTTAACTTAGATGAAGCGAGACAACCCCTTTTTACAACTAAACCTGAATTAGAGCGTTCCGGAATGGGATTTACTATCATGGAAAATTTTATGGATGAAGTAGAAGTTATTTCAAACGAATCTTTCGGGACAACAATCCATTTGACAAAATACTTATCAAATAGTAACGCTCTATGCAATTAA
- a CDS encoding stage V sporulation protein AE produces MRRRVVLVTDGDEYAKRTIELLTKEFGGRCISASQSNPTKLTGKKVVELIMQTPYDPVFVMFDDSGFIGEGSGEKALKYVATHKQIDVLGILAVASNTHHWEWARVDVSVDRNGNLTEYGVDKFGLPDGEIGRISGDTIYCLDDLNVPVIVGVGDIGKMCGNDEWERGSPITKKAIQLILERSGFYDEA; encoded by the coding sequence ATGAGACGAAGGGTTGTTTTGGTCACAGATGGAGATGAATATGCAAAGCGGACAATTGAGCTTTTAACGAAGGAATTTGGGGGAAGGTGTATTTCAGCATCACAAAGTAATCCAACCAAATTGACAGGGAAAAAAGTTGTTGAGCTTATTATGCAAACGCCATATGACCCTGTATTTGTCATGTTTGATGACAGTGGATTTATTGGAGAAGGATCTGGTGAAAAGGCTTTAAAATATGTGGCTACCCATAAACAAATTGATGTGCTCGGTATTTTAGCGGTAGCGTCTAATACGCATCATTGGGAATGGGCACGTGTAGATGTAAGTGTAGATCGGAATGGGAATTTAACCGAATACGGTGTTGATAAATTTGGACTTCCAGATGGCGAAATTGGCAGAATTAGCGGAGATACAATTTATTGTTTAGATGACTTGAATGTTCCTGTCATCGTTGGAGTCGGTGACATTGGTAAGATGTGTGGAAATGATGAATGGGAGAGGGGATCACCTATTACGAAGAAAGCAATTCAATTAATTTTGGAAAGGAGTGGTTTTTATGACGAAGCCTAA
- a CDS encoding stage V sporulation protein AA, protein MEQTIYIKMRNRLKVSPTYEVKLGDVAQLAGDSSVVELLQNEIVYKITAHDKTHVVIDVMKVIEIIQQKASHVQINLLGSGQTLVEIIYEKKKTHPIFFGLVWLLLFIGAALAIIYFHEDVSMQQVHQRLYYMITGEFNAQPLLFQIPYSLGLGLGMVLFFNHVFQKRINEEPSPLEVEMFQYQQSLDQYVIVNENKDNMKQLADD, encoded by the coding sequence TTGGAACAAACGATTTATATTAAAATGCGCAATCGTTTAAAAGTTTCTCCTACTTATGAAGTAAAGCTGGGCGATGTTGCTCAACTTGCCGGAGATTCTTCCGTAGTTGAGTTGTTACAAAATGAGATAGTTTACAAAATAACAGCGCATGATAAGACGCATGTTGTAATTGATGTTATGAAAGTAATTGAGATTATTCAACAGAAAGCATCTCATGTACAAATTAATTTACTCGGTTCTGGACAAACTCTTGTTGAAATTATATACGAAAAAAAGAAGACACACCCAATTTTTTTCGGGCTTGTATGGCTGTTACTGTTCATTGGAGCGGCCCTTGCGATTATTTATTTCCATGAAGATGTAAGTATGCAACAAGTACATCAACGGTTATATTACATGATTACTGGAGAATTTAATGCGCAACCACTTTTATTTCAAATCCCTTATTCTTTAGGTCTTGGCTTAGGGATGGTTTTATTTTTTAATCATGTATTTCAAAAGCGAATTAATGAAGAGCCGAGTCCGTTAGAAGTTGAGATGTTTCAATACCAACAGTCACTTGATCAGTATGTAATCGTTAATGAAAACAAGGATAATATGAAACAACTTGCCGATGATTGA
- the spoVAD gene encoding stage V sporulation protein AD gives MRLTGKQTWVFQNDIYVNATGTAVGPKEAEGPLGKKFDISYGDLHCGEENWELAERRLMSDSIQQAVQKGNIKTSQIDFFLAGDLLNQTVTANYVARKWGIPFLGMFSACATSMETLAVGSAFIDGGFANRVLATVSSHNATAERQFRYPTEYGGQKPGTANSTVTGAGSILISNEKSAIKITSATIGKVQDLGITNPLDMGAAMAPAAAHTIQQHFEDLRRSADDYDLIVTGDLSAVGTPIAKQLLLEEGYDLGHIYNDCGLMIYESSQEEVFAGGSGCACSAVVTYGHLLHEMQKGNLQRIFVVATGALLSPMMMQQKETIPTIAHGVVFERVKGE, from the coding sequence ATGAGGTTGACCGGAAAACAAACGTGGGTATTTCAAAATGATATATATGTGAATGCAACGGGTACTGCTGTCGGTCCGAAAGAAGCTGAGGGCCCTCTCGGGAAAAAATTTGATATTTCATATGGTGACTTGCATTGTGGAGAAGAAAATTGGGAGCTTGCCGAACGAAGATTAATGTCAGACTCAATTCAACAAGCAGTGCAAAAAGGGAATATAAAAACATCGCAAATTGATTTCTTTTTAGCGGGAGATTTATTAAATCAAACAGTGACAGCAAATTATGTTGCGCGTAAGTGGGGCATTCCTTTTTTAGGAATGTTTAGCGCTTGTGCGACGTCTATGGAGACTTTAGCAGTTGGCTCAGCTTTTATAGACGGTGGATTTGCAAATCGTGTCTTAGCTACAGTAAGTAGTCATAATGCAACGGCTGAAAGACAATTTCGCTATCCAACAGAGTACGGTGGACAAAAGCCAGGGACAGCAAATTCAACTGTGACTGGTGCAGGATCTATATTAATTAGCAATGAAAAAAGTGCAATTAAAATTACGTCGGCTACAATTGGAAAAGTGCAAGATTTAGGAATTACAAATCCTTTGGATATGGGGGCAGCGATGGCTCCAGCAGCAGCTCATACAATTCAACAACATTTTGAAGATTTAAGAAGAAGTGCCGATGATTATGATTTGATTGTTACGGGTGATTTATCAGCTGTTGGGACGCCGATTGCGAAACAACTTTTACTTGAGGAAGGTTATGATCTTGGGCATATATACAATGATTGTGGATTGATGATTTATGAATCAAGTCAAGAAGAAGTGTTTGCAGGTGGTAGTGGTTGCGCTTGTTCAGCAGTTGTCACATATGGTCATTTATTACACGAGATGCAAAAAGGGAATTTACAACGAATTTTTGTCGTTGCGACTGGTGCATTATTAAGCCCGATGATGATGCAACAGAAGGAAACGATTCCAACAATTGCACATGGTGTCGTATTTGAGAGAGTTAAAGGAGAGTGA
- a CDS encoding GntR family transcriptional regulator yields the protein MHIQLDPRSNTPIWEQIVQNIKELVLKSMLAPSDKLPSVRELASLLVINPNTVSKAYQELERQGIIETLRGKGTFVSQSITPTLDERKIAMVEKQFHQLLLEASYLGVTKDKIHDWIDSYYKEIGGNTDAESDKLEENN from the coding sequence TTGCATATTCAACTTGACCCAAGAAGCAACACTCCGATATGGGAACAAATTGTTCAAAATATAAAAGAACTCGTATTGAAAAGCATGTTGGCTCCAAGTGATAAACTTCCTTCTGTACGCGAACTCGCTTCTTTACTCGTTATAAATCCAAATACAGTGAGTAAAGCGTATCAAGAGTTAGAGCGACAAGGAATTATTGAAACGTTACGAGGAAAAGGAACATTTGTATCCCAATCGATTACCCCAACATTAGACGAAAGGAAAATCGCTATGGTTGAAAAGCAATTTCATCAATTACTATTAGAAGCCTCTTATCTTGGTGTTACGAAAGATAAAATTCATGATTGGATAGATTCATACTATAAAGAGATTGGAGGAAATACGGATGCTGAAAGTGACAAGCTTGAAGAAAACAATTGA
- the spoVAC gene encoding stage V sporulation protein AC has translation MTSQKLKDDYINKVKEYHPKPNYLLNCKKAFFVGGLICTVGEVLMKFYIHYFHFSEQEAGNPTVATLVLLSAILTGCGVYDKIGQFAGAGSAVPVTGFANSMASAALEHKSEGVVLGIATNMFKLAGSVIVFGVVGAYIIGLIRYTFKIFMS, from the coding sequence ATGACAAGTCAGAAATTGAAGGATGATTACATAAATAAAGTGAAGGAGTATCATCCAAAGCCAAACTATTTATTAAATTGTAAAAAAGCATTTTTTGTAGGTGGACTCATTTGCACAGTTGGAGAAGTATTGATGAAATTTTATATACATTATTTTCACTTCAGTGAACAAGAGGCAGGAAACCCAACTGTTGCAACCCTTGTTTTATTATCCGCGATTTTAACAGGGTGTGGTGTATATGATAAAATCGGTCAATTTGCTGGAGCAGGATCAGCGGTACCGGTAACAGGATTTGCAAATTCTATGGCGAGCGCTGCCTTAGAACATAAGAGCGAAGGGGTTGTTCTAGGGATTGCTACAAATATGTTTAAACTGGCAGGAAGTGTGATCGTATTTGGGGTTGTTGGTGCATATATCATTGGGTTAATAAGGTATACCTTTAAAATTTTTATGTCTTAA
- the dacF gene encoding serine-type D-Ala-D-Ala carboxypeptidase DacF has product MKRVFGILVCFMLLLSGTSVSFAQSEKTKQEKTEETTPKLAEQASSAIVIEQDTGKVLFDKNPNEKLPPASMTKIMTMLLIMEQVEKGKLKLTDKVRASEHAASMGGSQIFLEPGEEMTVNEMLKGIAIASGNDASVAVAEHIAGSEEGFVNMMNKKAKDLGLKNTHFQNPTGLPAKDHYSTANDMAIMARELMKYPLIRKYTGKYEDYLREDTDKKFWLVNTNKLVRFYPGVDGVKTGFTTEAKYCLTASAEKNGMRVISVVMGAPTSKERNNQVTKLLDYAFGQYMTKKLYTRGEKIKTVQVGKGKKEKVDGVASDNVSLLMKKGENMDKVKQEVIAEKKVKAPIKKGDALGTLVIKKDKDVLLKQTIVAKEDVAAASWWELFKRSFGMFSTSK; this is encoded by the coding sequence ATGAAGCGAGTTTTTGGAATACTTGTTTGTTTCATGTTATTGCTTTCTGGAACTTCAGTGAGTTTTGCGCAATCTGAAAAAACGAAGCAGGAGAAAACAGAAGAAACAACGCCGAAGTTAGCGGAACAAGCGTCGTCAGCAATCGTAATTGAGCAAGATACAGGTAAAGTTTTATTTGATAAAAACCCAAATGAAAAATTACCACCTGCTAGTATGACAAAGATTATGACAATGCTTTTAATTATGGAACAAGTTGAAAAAGGAAAACTAAAACTGACCGATAAAGTTAGAGCGAGTGAACATGCAGCTTCAATGGGTGGATCGCAAATCTTTTTAGAACCTGGGGAAGAGATGACTGTAAATGAGATGTTAAAGGGTATTGCAATTGCATCTGGAAATGACGCATCTGTTGCAGTAGCCGAGCACATCGCAGGTTCAGAAGAAGGATTTGTAAATATGATGAACAAAAAGGCGAAAGATTTAGGGCTGAAAAATACACATTTTCAAAATCCAACAGGTCTTCCGGCCAAAGACCATTATTCGACAGCAAATGATATGGCTATAATGGCGAGAGAATTGATGAAGTATCCACTTATTCGTAAATACACAGGTAAGTACGAAGATTATTTACGTGAAGATACGGATAAAAAGTTTTGGCTCGTTAATACGAATAAACTAGTACGTTTTTATCCTGGCGTAGATGGAGTAAAAACAGGTTTTACGACAGAAGCGAAATATTGTTTAACAGCATCGGCTGAAAAAAATGGCATGCGTGTCATTTCAGTTGTCATGGGAGCACCAACATCAAAAGAACGGAACAACCAAGTGACGAAGCTTCTTGACTATGCATTTGGACAATATATGACAAAGAAATTGTATACGCGCGGCGAAAAAATTAAGACAGTTCAAGTAGGAAAAGGGAAAAAAGAAAAAGTAGATGGAGTTGCGTCAGATAATGTTTCTCTTCTTATGAAGAAGGGCGAGAATATGGACAAGGTAAAACAAGAAGTAATTGCTGAAAAGAAAGTAAAAGCACCGATTAAAAAAGGTGACGCGCTTGGTACACTTGTTATTAAAAAAGATAAAGATGTTTTATTAAAACAAACAATTGTAGCAAAAGAAGATGTTGCTGCAGCGAGCTGGTGGGAGTTATTTAAAAGAAGTTTTGGGATGTTTTCAACATCAAAATAG
- a CDS encoding ABC transporter ATP-binding protein, whose product MLKVTSLKKTIDTQTILDDVSFTLQKGSIIGLLGRNGAGKTTLLRTMVGILDPDEGTVTYEDIDIHKNPETKQKIVYVPDSTNILNGYTVKEIVKFYKAVYTAFDEPYFYELLEHFNLPNKRIRSYSKGMKALLAIILAVAAKAEYIILDEPTNGLDPIVKRQILQFLVGEVAEKEITIFISTHHLDEVEQIADTIIMLKGHTVASITSLDDAKSQFAKIQVAYERSLPQKLENLSNIKILNQTGKVYTILIEGNVATTLEKFYKEQPLLIEELTMSLEDVFVTTLEEDGYVS is encoded by the coding sequence ATGCTGAAAGTGACAAGCTTGAAGAAAACAATTGATACTCAAACAATTTTAGACGATGTTTCTTTCACATTACAAAAAGGTAGTATCATCGGGTTACTTGGAAGAAACGGCGCGGGAAAAACAACTTTATTACGAACGATGGTCGGCATTTTAGACCCAGACGAGGGAACTGTTACATATGAGGATATCGACATTCATAAGAATCCTGAAACGAAACAAAAAATCGTATATGTTCCGGATTCTACTAACATACTGAACGGTTATACAGTAAAAGAAATCGTGAAGTTTTATAAAGCAGTTTATACAGCTTTTGATGAACCATATTTCTATGAACTACTAGAACATTTCAACTTACCAAATAAACGAATTCGTAGTTATTCAAAAGGAATGAAAGCACTGCTTGCCATCATTTTAGCTGTTGCTGCAAAAGCAGAATATATTATTTTAGATGAACCAACAAACGGACTTGATCCTATCGTTAAAAGACAGATTTTACAGTTTCTCGTTGGAGAAGTTGCAGAAAAAGAAATTACCATTTTCATCTCTACCCATCATTTAGATGAAGTGGAACAAATTGCAGATACAATCATTATGTTAAAAGGACATACTGTAGCATCTATTACGTCACTAGACGATGCAAAATCACAATTTGCAAAAATACAAGTAGCTTACGAGCGTTCATTACCTCAAAAACTAGAAAACTTAAGCAATATTAAAATATTAAATCAAACAGGAAAAGTATATACAATCTTAATTGAAGGAAATGTGGCTACAACACTCGAGAAGTTCTATAAAGAACAACCACTGCTCATTGAAGAATTAACAATGTCACTTGAAGATGTCTTCGTTACGACACTGGAGGAGGATGGATATGTTTCATAA